The following proteins are co-located in the Pedobacter sp. FW305-3-2-15-E-R2A2 genome:
- a CDS encoding RNA polymerase sigma factor — MTESSSVSPISTQARLTPVNPITTSEFNNLLIAEISSLRKFARKFSSDYQEINDLVQDTLIKALRFWQKFRTGTSMKAWLFVIMKNNYINNYRKIALNRTIFDPNEDAADSSLYSNHTENAAESKFINDDIKTALSKLPKDLQLPFKMYTDGYKYWEIAKQAGVPMGTVKTRMHVGRIQLKKILKIYE; from the coding sequence ATGACAGAATCATCCAGCGTTTCCCCGATATCAACCCAAGCCCGTTTGACCCCGGTAAATCCAATAACAACTTCCGAATTCAACAACCTGCTGATTGCAGAAATCTCTTCGTTAAGAAAATTTGCACGAAAGTTCAGTTCTGATTATCAGGAGATCAATGATTTGGTTCAGGATACCTTGATCAAGGCATTGAGGTTTTGGCAGAAGTTTAGAACCGGAACCAGCATGAAAGCCTGGTTATTTGTTATCATGAAGAACAATTACATCAACAATTACCGAAAAATAGCACTTAACCGGACCATATTCGATCCTAATGAAGATGCCGCTGATTCCTCTTTGTATTCAAATCACACTGAAAATGCAGCGGAGTCAAAGTTTATTAATGACGACATTAAAACAGCCTTATCCAAGCTACCTAAAGATCTTCAGCTGCCTTTTAAAATGTATACTGATGGCTATAAATATTGGGAAATTGCAAAGCAAGCCGGTGTTCCGATGGGAACCGTAAAAACAAGGATGCATGTTGGCCGGATCCAGCTAAAAAAAATATTGAAAATTTACGAATAA
- a CDS encoding universal stress protein — protein sequence MKTIVLLTDFSESGNHAVEYGYHLAKFLQLDVLLCNAIFVPVPAAEAGGFVWSTNGFDGLIEDSNEELKRLKKHFEHTDHSSGFHPQISCVNQTGRLTDVLENVMGICDAEMVVMGTHRKGLGHFLLENNTRNMINSATCPLLLVPPVASMSKVKKIAYATDFSYPEQDAKVIAQLVPLASAFGAEILVTKVHTLHEERADHRNGVNTILTKVKTQTSYPDIFYKPIENEQVGTGLSLCCEAEKVDLLVMVHRSHDFVDVILKGSDTQKMAKHTSIPLLVLPDANGKN from the coding sequence ATGAAAACAATAGTTTTATTAACAGACTTTTCCGAAAGTGGCAATCATGCCGTGGAGTACGGTTATCATCTGGCAAAGTTTTTACAGTTAGACGTCCTTTTATGCAATGCCATTTTTGTTCCGGTTCCGGCTGCCGAGGCGGGAGGCTTCGTCTGGTCAACGAATGGATTTGACGGGCTGATTGAAGATAGTAATGAAGAGTTGAAGCGCTTAAAGAAACATTTTGAACATACCGATCATTCCAGTGGCTTTCATCCGCAGATCAGTTGTGTCAATCAAACGGGTAGGCTGACAGATGTACTGGAAAATGTAATGGGTATCTGTGACGCAGAGATGGTGGTCATGGGAACTCACCGCAAAGGTCTTGGACATTTTCTGCTGGAAAATAATACCAGAAACATGATCAATTCTGCAACTTGTCCGCTTTTGCTTGTTCCACCTGTGGCCAGCATGAGTAAAGTAAAGAAAATCGCCTATGCCACTGATTTTAGCTATCCCGAGCAGGATGCGAAAGTCATTGCTCAGCTTGTTCCTTTGGCCAGCGCATTCGGAGCCGAGATCCTGGTCACCAAAGTACATACACTTCATGAGGAAAGAGCGGATCACAGGAATGGGGTCAATACCATCCTTACAAAAGTTAAAACCCAGACCAGCTACCCGGATATTTTCTACAAACCTATAGAAAATGAACAGGTAGGAACTGGGCTAAGTTTGTGCTGTGAAGCGGAGAAGGTCGACTTACTGGTGATGGTACATCGTTCACACGACTTCGTCGATGTTATTTTAAAAGGCAGCGATACCCAAAAAATGGCGAAACATACCAGCATTCCATTGCTTGTCTTACCAGATGCTAATGGTAAAAATTAG